In one Brassica oleracea var. oleracea cultivar TO1000 chromosome C9, BOL, whole genome shotgun sequence genomic region, the following are encoded:
- the LOC106313297 gene encoding ADP-ribosylation factor 2 isoform X2 — protein MGLNFTKLFSRLFAKKEMRILMVGLDAAGKTTILYKLKLGEIVTTIPTIGFNVETVEYKNISFTVWDVGGQDKIRPLWRHYFQNTQGLIFVVDSNDRDRVVEARDELHRMLNEDELRDAVLLVFANKQDLPNAMNAAEITDKLGLHSLRQRHWYIQSTCATSGEGLYEGLDWLSNNIANKA, from the exons ATGGGGCTTAACTTCACCAAGCTGTTCAGTCGGCTTTTCGCCAAGAAAGAAATGAGGATTCTGATGGTAGGTCTTGATGCTGCTGGTAAGACCACTATCTTGTACAAGCTCAAGCTTGGCGAAATCGTCACCACCATCCCCACCATCG GATTCAATGTGGAGACTGTTGAGTACAAGAACATCAGTTTCACTGTTTGGGATGTGGGGGGTCAGGACAAG ATCCGTCCCCTGTGGAGGCACTACTTCCAGAACACTCAAGGTCTTATATTCGTGGTTGATAGCAACGACAGGGACCGAGTTGTGGAGGCTAGGGATGAGTTGCATCGCATGTTGAACGAG GATGAACTGAGGGATGCTGTCCTTCTCGTGTTTGCTAACAAACAAGATCTTCCCAACGCAATGAATGCTGCAGAAATTACCGACAAGCTTGGCCTTCACTCTCTTCGCCAGCGCCATTG GTACATTCAAAGCACTTGTGCCACATCTGGGGAAGGTCTTTATGAAGGCCTTGATTGGCTCTCCAACAACATCGCCAACAAG GCATGA
- the LOC106313297 gene encoding ADP-ribosylation factor 2 isoform X1 — translation MGLNFTKLFSRLFAKKEMRILMVGLDAAGKTTILYKLKLGEIVTTIPTIGFNVETVEYKNISFTVWDVGGQDKIRPLWRHYFQNTQGLIFVVDSNDRDRVVEARDELHRMLNEDELRDAVLLVFANKQDLPNAMNAAEITDKLGLHSLRQRHWYIQSTCATSGEGLYEGLDWLSNNIANKVIN, via the exons ATGGGGCTTAACTTCACCAAGCTGTTCAGTCGGCTTTTCGCCAAGAAAGAAATGAGGATTCTGATGGTAGGTCTTGATGCTGCTGGTAAGACCACTATCTTGTACAAGCTCAAGCTTGGCGAAATCGTCACCACCATCCCCACCATCG GATTCAATGTGGAGACTGTTGAGTACAAGAACATCAGTTTCACTGTTTGGGATGTGGGGGGTCAGGACAAG ATCCGTCCCCTGTGGAGGCACTACTTCCAGAACACTCAAGGTCTTATATTCGTGGTTGATAGCAACGACAGGGACCGAGTTGTGGAGGCTAGGGATGAGTTGCATCGCATGTTGAACGAG GATGAACTGAGGGATGCTGTCCTTCTCGTGTTTGCTAACAAACAAGATCTTCCCAACGCAATGAATGCTGCAGAAATTACCGACAAGCTTGGCCTTCACTCTCTTCGCCAGCGCCATTG GTACATTCAAAGCACTTGTGCCACATCTGGGGAAGGTCTTTATGAAGGCCTTGATTGGCTCTCCAACAACATCGCCAACAAGGTAATTAACTAA
- the LOC106313006 gene encoding peptide deformylase 1B, chloroplastic/mitochondrial encodes MAVCNCFLQAPPLSRFLSPVFSRRATNFFAGCGQLKSTVMFSSSSAANRTGPLTSPVRAEVKRVSRKEYEIASASDLQFETPLKIVEYPDPILRAKNKRIGVFDENLKNLADAMFDVMYKTDGIGLSAPQVGLNVQLMVFNPAGESGEGEEIVLVNPKINKYSDKLVPFNEGCLSFPGIYADVVRPQSVKIDARDITGARFSISLSRLPARIFQHEYDHLEGVLFFDRMTDDVLDTIREELEALEKKYEEKTGLPSPEKVQARQKRKAGVGFGKR; translated from the exons ATGGCCGTCTGTAACTGTTTCCTCCAAGCGCCACCGCTCTCTCGCTTCTTATCACCGGTTTTCTCCCGCCGCGCCACAAATTTCTTCGCCGGCTGTGGTCAGCTCAAATCCACCGTCATGTTCTCCTCCTCCTCCGCCGCGAACAGAACCGGACCGTTGACATCTCCGGTCAGAGCTGAAGTAAAGCGCGTCTCGCGCAAGGAATATGAAATAGCTTCCG CTTCTGATCTTCAGTTTGAGACGCCGTTGAAGATTGTTGAGTATCCGGATCCTATCTTACGCGCCAAGAACAAGAGGATTGGCGTTTTTGACGAGAATTTGAAGAACTTGGCCGATGCTATGTTCGATGTTATGTACAA AACGGATGGCATCGGCCTCTCAGCACCACAAGTGGGGCTCAATGTTCAACTCATGGTGTTTAATCCAGCTGGGGAGTCTGGTGAAGGAGAAGAGATTGTTCTTGTGAATCCGAAAATCAATAAATATTCTGATAAACTAGTACCATTCAACGAAGGATGCCTGTCCTTCCCTGGGATCTATGCTGATGTAGTT CGACCACAATCTGTCAAGATTGACGCAAGGGACATTACTGGTGCTAGATTTTCAATCAGTCTATCACGTTTACCAGCACGAATATTTCAGCACGAATACGACCACTTAGAG GGAGTTCTCTTCTTCGACAGAATGACGGATGACGTTCTTGACACCATTCGTGAAGAGCTAGAG GCCCTGGAAAAGAAGTACGAAGAGAAAACTGGATTGCCAAGCCCTGAAAAAGTACAAGCACGACAAAAAAGGAAAGCAGGAGTTGGTTTTGGCAAACGTTGA
- the LOC106313005 gene encoding polygalacturonase At1g48100 has protein sequence MYSLTLKCLALKLLLLISCDARHSVYWRANHRSIAEGGSSGTFNVLDYGAKGDGTSDDTKAFEDAWNEACKVAASTLLVPSGSTFLVGPVSFLGKECKENIVFQLDGKIIAPTSSRAWGSGLLQWIEFKSLIGITIKGKGVIDGQGSVWWNKSPDYDPADDNDMMKDQKGTKMPGTKPTALRFYGSNGVMVNGITIQNSPQTHLKFDNCVNIQVSDFTTSSPGDSPNTDGIHLQNSQDAVIYRSTLACGDDCISIQTGCSNIYIHDVDCGPGHGISIGGLGKENIKACVSNITVRDVTMHETTNGVRIKSWQGGSGSVKQVMFSNIQVSEVANPIVIDQYYCDGGGCHNETSAVAVSNINYINIKGTYTREPVRFACSDSLPCTGISLSTIELKPATDKASSSEPFCWEAHGELKTETLPPIQCLKTEKSTSQSSNDAC, from the exons ATGTATAGTCTAACCTTGAAATGTCTTGCCCTGAAACTTCTCCTTTTAATCTCTTGTGACGCTAGACACAGTGTATACTGGAGAGCAAACCATAGGTCTATCGCTGAAGGGGGAAGTTCCGGAACGTTCAATGTCCTCGACTATGGTGCAAAAGGTGACGGGACAAGTGATGACACGAAG GCTTTTGAAGATGCTTGGAATGAAGCTTGTAAAGTGGCAGCATCGACATTATTAGTTCCATCCGGTTCTACGTTCCTTGTTGGACCTGTCTCCTTCCTGGGAAAAGAGTGTAAAGAGAACATCGTGTTTCAG TTAGATGGAAAGATCATAGCTCCAACAAGTTCGAGAGCTTGGGGATCAGGTCTCTTGCAATGGATTGAATTCAAATCACTTATAGGAATCACTATAAAAGGAAAAGGAGTAATAGATGGACAAGGATCGGTATGGTGGAACAAGTCCCCTGACTATGATCCAGCAGATGACAACGACATG ATGAAGGATCAAAAGGGCACGAAAATGCCAGGAACTAAACCAACA GCGTTGAGATTCTACGGGAGTAACGGTGTAATGGTTAATGGAATAACCATACAGAACAGCCCTCAGACCCACCTCAAGTTTGATAACTGTGTAAACATTCAAGTGTCTGACTTCACAACTTCATCTCCTGGAGATTCTCCAAACACAGATGGAATCCACCTGCAAAACTCTCAAGACGCCGTTATTTACCGCAGCACGCTGGCTTGTG GAGATGACTGTATATCAATTCAAACAGGATGCTCAAATATCTACATACACGATGTAGACTGTGGCCCTGGCCATGGAATTAGCATTGGAGGACTAGGAAAGGAGAACATAAAGGCGTGTGTTTCAAACATCACTGTCCGTGATGTCACGATGCATGAAACTACGAATGGTGTAAGAATAAAATCCTGGCAG GGAGGGTCAGGGTCTGTAAAACAAGTTATGTTTTCAAATATCCAAGTCAGCGAAGTAGCTAATCCGATAGTAATAGATCAATATTACTGCGATGGTGGAGGATGCCACAACGAAACTTCAGCAGTCGCTGTATCAAACATAAACTACATAAACATAAAAGGTACCTACACAAGGGAACCTGTACGCTTTGCATGCAGTGATAGCTTGCCATGCACAGGGATCTCACTGTCGACCATAGAGCTTAAGCCGGCCACAGATAAAGCAAGTTCAAGTGAGCCATTCTGCTGGGAAGCACACGGTGAATTGAAAACTGAAACTCTTCCTCCAATTCAGTGTTTGAAAACAGAAAAGTCTACAAGTCAGTCTTCCAATGATGCTTGCTGA
- the LOC106315246 gene encoding glutathione S-transferase T3-like — protein sequence MDTPGFVNLLNNQTSYNLDSPEPVWFSTEQSVVMDNTPVSDPPASKERRKWSLKEDIIPISAWLNTSIDAVVGNEQKAPHFWKRIVEYYNSSPHLVGKIPRELGQCKQRALREQRSGQNDDDVMKAALDIFYNDYSIKFTLEHAWRELWHDKKWCSSFLAN from the exons ATGGATACCCCTGGTTTTGTGAACCTTCTCAATAACCAAACTTCTTACAACCTAGATTCACCCGAACCTGTTTGGTTTAGTACCGAGCAGTCTGTAGTCATGGATAACACCCCTGTTTCTGATCCGCCAGCTTCCAAGGAGAGGAGAAAATGGTCTCTCAAAGAGGATATAATCCCCATAAGCGCTTGGCTTAACACGAGTATAGACGCTGTGGTCGGCAATGAGCAGAAGGCTCCTCATTTCTGGAAGAGAATTGTAGAGTACTACAACTCAAGCCCTCATTTGGTAGGGAAAATACCTAGAGAGCTTGGTCAGTGCAAGCAAAG GGCCCTGAGGGAGCAGAGAAGTGGGCAAAATGATGATGATGTGATGAAAGCTGCCCTCGATATCTTCTACAATGATTACTCCATCAAGTTCACACTAGAACATGCTTGGAGGGAGCTGTGGCATGACAAGAAATGGTGCTCCTCCTTTCTCGCTAATTAA
- the LOC106318318 gene encoding DNA (cytosine-5)-methyltransferase DRM2-like isoform X1 yields MAQDSADWNSDDDLDLQIDNYQSSPPSSPPAAVPSSDELFATLVDMGFSPENIARAIDEHGPNADTVVIIDAISKYTVNCEASSSKSKTIDHFLAMGFEEEKVIKAIHEHGEDNIEEIANALISTAAEVSPKIKEEDDIEWSESDDEKYANFLSSDDEKVSDSSSENGNQLRSLMNMGFSELEASLAIERCGTGEDVSIADLADFICAAQIAREFDEFHADPEEQKPNVKKRRIELRREPRSSAADDEPLRLPNPMIGFGVPNEPGLITQRSLPAMARMPPFFYYENVALAPKGVWDTISSHLYDVPPEFVDSKYICAAARKRGYVHNLPISGRYQVQPPPKYTISEAFPLTKKWWPEWDKRTKLNCILTVNASAQLTNRIRLALEPYSGEPPESKKKYVIEQCKKWNLVWVGKNKAAPLEPDEMETLLGFPRNHTRGGGMSRTERLKSLGNSFQVDTVAYHLSVLKPLFPYGINVLSLFTGIGGGEVALHRLQIPMKTVVSVEISAGNRNILKDFWEQTNQKGTLIEFADVQDLSNEKIVELMKQFGGFDLVIGGSPCNNLAGGNRVSRSGLEGDQSCLFYEYCRILDVVRETTKTMRRS; encoded by the exons ATG GCGCAAGATTCTGCTGACTGGAATAGCGATGATGATTTGGATTTGCAGATTGATAACTACCAGTCATCTCCACCGTCATCCCCACCGGCGGCAGTCCCTTCTTCTGATGAGCTGTTTGCTACGCTGGTTGACATGGGGTTCTCTCCTGAGAATATCGCTAGAGCAATCGATGAACATG GACCAAATGCAGATACTGTGGTGATCATTGATGCTATCTCCAAATACACT GTTAACTGTGAAGCTAGTTCTTCCAAGTCCAAGACTATTGATCATTTCCTTGCTATGGGATTTGAGGAGGAGAAAGTTATCAAGGCTATTCATGAGCATG GAGAAGACAATATTGAAGAGATAGCAAATGCACTCATCTCCACGGCA GCAGAGGTATCGCCCAAAATCAAAGAAGAAGATGACATTGAGTGGTCTGAAAGCGATGATGAGAAGTATGCCAATTTTCTCAGCTCAGATGATGAG AAAGTTTCAGACTCCTCTTCTGAAAACGGCAATCAATTGCGTTCTTTAATGAACATGGGATTCTCCGAGTTGGAAGCTTCTCTTGCTATAGAGAGATGTGGTACTG GAGAGGATGTGAGCATTGCAGATCTCGCAGACTTCATTTGTGCCGCTCAGATTGCTCGAGAGTTCGATGAGTTCCATGCTGACCCTGAAGAACAAAAG CCTAATGTCAAAAAGAGGCGTATAGAGCTAAGAAGAGAGCCGAGGTCATCTGCTGCTGATGACGAGCCCCTTCGTCTGCCAAATCCGATGATTGGATTCGGCGTTCCAAACGAGCCAGGACTCATCACGCAGAGATCTCTTCCAGCCATGGCTCGAATGCCTCCGTTTTTCTACTACGAGAACGTCGCCCTTGCTCCCAAAGGCGTCTGGGACACCATTTCTAGTCACTTGTACGACGTTCCACCGGAGTTTGTGGATTCGAAATATATTTGTGCAGCAGCGAGGAAAAGGGGATACGTGCACAACCTCCCCATCAGTGGAAGGTATCAGGTCCAGCCTCCTCCGAAGTACACGATCAGCGAGGCGTTTCCGCTGACCAAGAAGTGGTGGCCAGAGTGGGACAAGAGAACAAAGCTCAACTGCATCCTGACAGTGAACGCTAGTGCTCAGCTGACGAACAGGATCCGGTTAGCACTTGAGCCTTATAGTGGAGAACCGCCTGAGAGTAAGAAGAAGTATGTCATTGAGCAGTGCAAGAAGTGGAATCTTGTGTGGGTGGGAAAGAACAAAGCTGCGCCACTTGAACCAGATGAAATGGAGACTCTTCTTGGATTTCCAAGAAACCATACACGAGGCGGTGGCATGAGTAGGACCGAGCGTCTGAAGTCACTCGGCAACTCTTTTCAG GTGGATACCGTTGCGTATCACCTCTCTGTCTTGAAACCATTGTTTCCATATGGTATCAACGTTCTGTCCCTGTTCACTGGAATTGGCGGTGGAGAAGTGGCGCTCCACCGTCTCCAGATTCCAATGAAGACCGTCGTCTCAGTGGAGATCTCAGCAGGGAACAGAAACATTCTCAAGGACTTCTGGGAGCAAACCAACCAGAAAGGAACCCTGATAGAGTTTGCAGACGTGCAAGACCTGAGTAACGAGAAGATCGTGGAGTTGATGAAGCAGTTTGGTGGGTTTGATCTAGTGATCGGAGGTAGCCCCTGCAACAACCTCGCTGGTGGTAACAGAGTGAGCAGGAGTGGTCTTGAAGGTGATCAGTCCTGTTTGTTCTATGAATATTGTCGGATTCTCGATGTGGTGCGAGAGACAACAAAGACGATGAGAAGATCCTAG
- the LOC106318318 gene encoding DNA (cytosine-5)-methyltransferase DRM2-like isoform X2, with translation MIDNYQSSPPSSPPAAVPSSDELFATLVDMGFSPENIARAIDEHGPNADTVVIIDAISKYTVNCEASSSKSKTIDHFLAMGFEEEKVIKAIHEHGEDNIEEIANALISTAAEVSPKIKEEDDIEWSESDDEKYANFLSSDDEKVSDSSSENGNQLRSLMNMGFSELEASLAIERCGTGEDVSIADLADFICAAQIAREFDEFHADPEEQKPNVKKRRIELRREPRSSAADDEPLRLPNPMIGFGVPNEPGLITQRSLPAMARMPPFFYYENVALAPKGVWDTISSHLYDVPPEFVDSKYICAAARKRGYVHNLPISGRYQVQPPPKYTISEAFPLTKKWWPEWDKRTKLNCILTVNASAQLTNRIRLALEPYSGEPPESKKKYVIEQCKKWNLVWVGKNKAAPLEPDEMETLLGFPRNHTRGGGMSRTERLKSLGNSFQVDTVAYHLSVLKPLFPYGINVLSLFTGIGGGEVALHRLQIPMKTVVSVEISAGNRNILKDFWEQTNQKGTLIEFADVQDLSNEKIVELMKQFGGFDLVIGGSPCNNLAGGNRVSRSGLEGDQSCLFYEYCRILDVVRETTKTMRRS, from the exons ATG ATTGATAACTACCAGTCATCTCCACCGTCATCCCCACCGGCGGCAGTCCCTTCTTCTGATGAGCTGTTTGCTACGCTGGTTGACATGGGGTTCTCTCCTGAGAATATCGCTAGAGCAATCGATGAACATG GACCAAATGCAGATACTGTGGTGATCATTGATGCTATCTCCAAATACACT GTTAACTGTGAAGCTAGTTCTTCCAAGTCCAAGACTATTGATCATTTCCTTGCTATGGGATTTGAGGAGGAGAAAGTTATCAAGGCTATTCATGAGCATG GAGAAGACAATATTGAAGAGATAGCAAATGCACTCATCTCCACGGCA GCAGAGGTATCGCCCAAAATCAAAGAAGAAGATGACATTGAGTGGTCTGAAAGCGATGATGAGAAGTATGCCAATTTTCTCAGCTCAGATGATGAG AAAGTTTCAGACTCCTCTTCTGAAAACGGCAATCAATTGCGTTCTTTAATGAACATGGGATTCTCCGAGTTGGAAGCTTCTCTTGCTATAGAGAGATGTGGTACTG GAGAGGATGTGAGCATTGCAGATCTCGCAGACTTCATTTGTGCCGCTCAGATTGCTCGAGAGTTCGATGAGTTCCATGCTGACCCTGAAGAACAAAAG CCTAATGTCAAAAAGAGGCGTATAGAGCTAAGAAGAGAGCCGAGGTCATCTGCTGCTGATGACGAGCCCCTTCGTCTGCCAAATCCGATGATTGGATTCGGCGTTCCAAACGAGCCAGGACTCATCACGCAGAGATCTCTTCCAGCCATGGCTCGAATGCCTCCGTTTTTCTACTACGAGAACGTCGCCCTTGCTCCCAAAGGCGTCTGGGACACCATTTCTAGTCACTTGTACGACGTTCCACCGGAGTTTGTGGATTCGAAATATATTTGTGCAGCAGCGAGGAAAAGGGGATACGTGCACAACCTCCCCATCAGTGGAAGGTATCAGGTCCAGCCTCCTCCGAAGTACACGATCAGCGAGGCGTTTCCGCTGACCAAGAAGTGGTGGCCAGAGTGGGACAAGAGAACAAAGCTCAACTGCATCCTGACAGTGAACGCTAGTGCTCAGCTGACGAACAGGATCCGGTTAGCACTTGAGCCTTATAGTGGAGAACCGCCTGAGAGTAAGAAGAAGTATGTCATTGAGCAGTGCAAGAAGTGGAATCTTGTGTGGGTGGGAAAGAACAAAGCTGCGCCACTTGAACCAGATGAAATGGAGACTCTTCTTGGATTTCCAAGAAACCATACACGAGGCGGTGGCATGAGTAGGACCGAGCGTCTGAAGTCACTCGGCAACTCTTTTCAG GTGGATACCGTTGCGTATCACCTCTCTGTCTTGAAACCATTGTTTCCATATGGTATCAACGTTCTGTCCCTGTTCACTGGAATTGGCGGTGGAGAAGTGGCGCTCCACCGTCTCCAGATTCCAATGAAGACCGTCGTCTCAGTGGAGATCTCAGCAGGGAACAGAAACATTCTCAAGGACTTCTGGGAGCAAACCAACCAGAAAGGAACCCTGATAGAGTTTGCAGACGTGCAAGACCTGAGTAACGAGAAGATCGTGGAGTTGATGAAGCAGTTTGGTGGGTTTGATCTAGTGATCGGAGGTAGCCCCTGCAACAACCTCGCTGGTGGTAACAGAGTGAGCAGGAGTGGTCTTGAAGGTGATCAGTCCTGTTTGTTCTATGAATATTGTCGGATTCTCGATGTGGTGCGAGAGACAACAAAGACGATGAGAAGATCCTAG
- the LOC106318319 gene encoding tRNA (adenine(58)-N(1))-methyltransferase catalytic subunit TRMT61A — MLPTESKKALSFKRYIEDGDLVIVYERHDVMKPVKVTKDGVLQNRFGFYRHSDWIGKPLGTKVLSNKGKFVYLLAPTPELWTLVLSHRTQILYIADISFVVMYLEVVPGCVVLESGTGSGSLSTSLARAVAPTGHVYSFDFHEQRAVCAREDFEKTGISSLVTVEVRDIQGQGFPEKLSGLADSVFLDLPQPWLAVPSAAKMLKEDGVLCSFSPCIEQVQRTCEVLRSDFIEIRTFEVLLRTYEVKEMKVETGAMIGESHDEEANGGQRPSKRKHISNDDKHISNDDGYAVSQDNSSSPTSVVMARPCSEARGHTGYLTFARLQCLS, encoded by the exons ATGCTACCAACTGAGTCAAAGAAGGCCTTATCTTTCAAGCGATACATCGAAGATGGAGACTTGGTCATCGTTTACGAGAGACACGACGTGATGAAGCCGGTTAAAGTAACCAAAGACGGCGTGCTTCAGAACCGTTTCGGATTTTACAGACACTCTGATTGGATCGGGAAGCCGTTAGGGACGAAAGTGTTGAGCAACAAGGGCAAATTTGTCTACCTGCTTGCTCCCACTCCCGAGCTGTGGACGCTGGTGTTGAGCCACAGGACTCAGATTCTTTACATTGCGGATATCAGCTTTGTGGTGATGTATCTAGAAGTCGTGCCCGGGTGTGTTGTTCTCGAGTCTGGGACAGGAAGTGGTTCGCTTTCCACTTCGCTTGCTCGTGCTGTGGCTCCGACGGGTCATGTGTATTCTTTTGATTTCCACGAGCAACGAGCTGTCTGTGCAAG GGAGGACTTTGAGAAGACGGGTATAAGTAGTTTAGTAACCGTGGAGGTTAGAGATATTCAAGGACAAGGCTTCCCTGAGAAACTATCTGGTTTGGCTGATTCGGTGTTTCTAGACCTTCCTCAGCCTTGGCTCGCTGTTCCTTCTGCAGCAAAGATGTTAAAGGAGGATGGAGTTCTCTGCTCTTTCTCGCCTTGCATTGAGCAAGTACAACGCACTTGTGAAGTCCTCAGATCAGATTTCATTG AGATAAGAACGTTCGAGGTGCTTCTCAGAACATACGAAGTGAAGGAAATGAAAGTGGAGACTGGCGCTATGATTGGTGAGAGCCACGACGAGGAGGCCAATGGAGGACAGAGACCAAGCAAGAGAAAGCACATTTCAAACGACGACAAGCACATTTCAAACGACGACGGCTACGCTGTTTCACAGGACAACTCTTCTAGTCCAACTTCGGTCGTTATGGCGAGGCCATGTAGCGAGGCAAGAGGTCACACCGGCTACTTAACTTTCGCAAGACTCCAGTGCCTATCTTAA